In Zea mays cultivar B73 chromosome 7, Zm-B73-REFERENCE-NAM-5.0, whole genome shotgun sequence, the following proteins share a genomic window:
- the LOC100273454 gene encoding Probable cinnamyl alcohol dehydrogenase 8D gives MAGGKEAHGWAARDVSGHLSPYHFSRRVQRDDDVTIKVLFCGLCHTDLHVIKNEFGNAKYPVVPGHEIVGVVTDVGSGVTSFKPGDTVGVGYFVDSCRSCDSCSKGYESYCPQLVETSNGVSLDDDDGGATTKGGFSDALVVHQRYVVRVPASLPPAGAAPLLCAGVTVFSPMVQYGLNAPGKHLGVVGLGGLGHLAVRFGKAFGMKVTVISTSLGKRDEALGRLGADAFLVSRDPEQMRAAAGTLDGVIDTVSADHPVVPLLDLLKPMGQMVVVGLPTKPLQVPAFSLVAGGKRVAGSAGGGVGECQAMLDFAGEHGITADVEVVGMDYVNTAIQRLERNDVRYRFVVDVAGSKIGG, from the exons ATGGCGGGAGGCAAGGAAGCGCACGGGTGGGCAGCCAGGGATGTCTCTGGTCACCTCTCCCCTTACCACTTCTCACGGAG GGTTCAGAGAGACGACGACGTCACCATCAAGGTGCTCTTCTGCGGGCTTTGCCACACTGACCTCCACGTCATCAAGAACGAGTTTGGCAACGCCAAGTACCCCGTCGTTCCCGG GCACGAGATCGTCGGCGTCGTCACCGACGTCGGCTCCGGCGTCACAAGCTTCAAGCCCGGCGACACGGTGGGCGTGGGCTACTTCGTCGACTCCTGCCGCAGCTGCGACAGCTGCAGCAAGGGGTACGAGAGCTACTGCCCGCAGCTCGTGGAGACGTCCAACGGCGTGAGCCTGGACGACGATGACGGCGGCGCCACCACCAAGGGCGGCTTCTCCGACGCCCTCGTCGTCCACCAGCGCTACGTGGTGCGGGTCCCGGCCAGCCTGCCGcccgccggggccgcgccgctgCTGTGCGCCGGCGTCACCGTGTTCAGCCCCATGGTGCAGTACGGCCTGAACGCGCCGGGGAAGCACCTGGGCGTCGTCGGCCTCGGCGGCCTCGGCCACCTGGCCGTCCGCTTCGGCAAGGCGTTCGGGATGAAGGTCACCGTCATCAGCACGTCGCTGGGCAAGCGGGACGAGGCCCTCGGCCGCCTCGGTGCCGACGCGTTCCTGGTCAGCCGCGACCCCGAGCAGATGAGGGCGGCGGCGGGCACCTTGGACGGCGTCATCGACACGGTGTCGGCCGACCACCCTGTCGTGCCGCTGCTGGACCTGCTCAAGCCGATGGGCCAGATGGTCGTCGTCGGCCTGCCCACCAAGCCGCTCCAGGTGCCTGCCTTCAGCCTCGTCGCCGGCGGGAAGCGCGTGGCCGGGAGTGCCGGCGGCGGCGTCGGGGAGTGCCAGGCCATGCTCGACTTTGCCGGCGAGCACGGGATCACCGCGGATGTGGAGGTCGTCGGGATGGACTACGTCAATACCGCCATCCAGCGCCTAGAGAGGAACGATGTCAGGTACCGCTTCGTTGTCGACGTCGCGGGCAGCAAGATTGGAGGCTAG